The nucleotide window atggttgttgtacacagggcggcacggtggtgtagtggttagcactgtcgcctcacagcaagaaggtccgggttcgagccccgtggccggcgagggcctttctgtgcagagtttgcatgttctccccatgtccgcgtgggtttcctctaggtgctccggtttcccccacagtccaaagacatgcaggttgggttaactggtgactctaaattgaccgtaggtgtgaacgtgagtgtgaatggttgtctgtctgtgtcagccctgtgatgacctggcgacttgtccagggtgtaccccgcctttcgcctgtagtcagctgggataggctccagcttgcctgcgaccctgtagaacaggataaagcggctagagataatgagatgagaatgaggttgttgtacacattatttttttcttttacaaattttaaacatctgtgctttttgaaaacatcttttttttatacatttaaaacatgagctttattaaaacatcatttttttttacacgttttaaacatctgtgcttttttaaaacagctTTTTTACACAttctaaacatctgtgcttttttaaaacatctttttttacacattttaaacatctgtgcttttttttaaaaaaacatcttgttttacaaattttaaacatctcatagcatcgttagctagcacctcttggcagacaacacactctggcagtggagcatcttcagagccagtccatgaaaatccaaactttaaataatcgtggtcatacttccttctttttttacttggcccagactctgtctcctcactcactgtagctttaggtactaaaaatcgatccagtttgtctctggcaaaggctagctgaagttcgctaaatgtccgcaatagtaacttattctggtttatttttcctcacgttgtgcccccccgaagaactctggcgccccctaggggaggcgcgccccacactttgaaaagccctgcgttAGAATATTTATAGATATTCTTTATGCTTATTTTCCCTTCCCCATGTGACATTCACATAAAATTACACTAATTAAAAATGAGAAATTGGCCCAATCTCCTACTGAAgcaaaaatcatttttaaatcagtattttctgtcaaattattgattttcTTTAGTAATTAGCCATGTAATAAGCTGAATAATGTACTGTGAGCTGGTCATTGTTGcaaaataaaccccttcagggtgaATAGGTGATGTTTCTCAGTTATGCTCTCCTACTCTCTCATACATGCAAATGCTCATTttcctgtctctccccccccccccccttccttttAGGACAGCTGTTCTGTATGATTTCATCAGTTATCGTGATATTTTAAATTGGAAAATCACAAGCAGTGTACACTATATGGTgctacattatatggccaaaagtttgtggacgctTGACAATTACACCTATGTCGTTCTTCACCAAACACCTGCcataaagttggaagcacacacctgtatagaatgtctttgtatgctgttgtATTAAACTTTCCCTACACTGGAACTAAATGgttcaaacctgttccagcatgactatGCCCCTGCAAACAAGATTTGCCAAGTTTGGAATAGAAGAACTCTAGTGTCCTGCAAAAAGTCCTGAATTCATCCCCACAGAACACTTTTGGGTTTGCACTGACTGTACCCCAAACAACCTCACTGGATATCAAAACCTGAAATTACTAATGCTGCTGTGGCAGAATTCCTACAGCCACActcaaatctagtggaaagccttcccaaaagAGTAGAGGTTACTATATTAGCAAAGGGGAAATAAATCTGCTATGGGATGTTCAAGAAGCACGAGTGTTTATGGTCAGGTGACCACAAACTTTTGCCCATATAATGTAACTGCTTTGCAGCTTTGGATGATGGTTGGAGAGAGGGTTAACGGATTGTACAAGTGTAATTGTATATCTACATATTACATGTACCTAATAAACTGGCAACTTGGAGTACATGCTAATCAGTAACACTGGAAAAACTTTACATGAAGTCTTAATAAAGTGTGTCTGATGCATCACCTATCATCCATGTTCTTTTTGTACCAGGTATCCAAAGACGTGCGTAGTGATATCGAAAGCAGCTCAGAGGAAGAGCCTGAAATGACTCCAACCCGCGCAGCTTCTGCCAAACGGGAAAATGGCACCAATGGCCATTTTGGCTCCCAGCCCTGGACCCGGAAAGATGAGAGCTGGTGACGCTGCGACACTTTGCGAGCCGTTCACAAGACCGGTTATTACTGCAGCATCTTAATTCCACTCCTTCACTGTTTCCTGaccaaactgtaaaatataatgaaGCACTCTACACACATTCCCCAGTTTTTACACACAGAGTTGACATTGTGTTAAATGTTGACCATGCTGATGAAGTGCTGAATCAAGTTGGCTGTATGGACACTGATGCttcgtatgtgtgtgtggggaaaGAGACAGTGagattaaatgataaatttttttattatattttatgcaTTATCTTGTTTCAGAAGTGGGAGTATGCTCACTCTTCCTAAATCTTCATGTTTTACTGAAGTCAAGGAGGAACTTTTCCCTTTCATCTTTTCTTTCTCCATgtctgatttttctttatttcttactTTTTTTAAACCACACATTTCACCATTGAGCTACTTGTTTGCCTGTCCTGTTTTTCATTATGCTTGATTTTTATTGAGACCAAATGAATTTATTAAAATATGACTTTATCCCTTCATATTAGATGATTTGGTACTCCAGTATGTCATGAAAAATTGATACGCAGTTGCCAGAAGAAGTACTAGATAGTTCATTCGATAAATCAATCATCTCCGTGTAAGAAGATAAAATTAAGTTTCTAAAAATTAAATGGACACCATTGTCCCTTCATTGCAAATGCAGAGGAATGCATCAGTCAGGTAATATGTTTGGTGTCTGTTTTATTGAGTCCACTTCCAAATTTATGATTTGAATTGAATTAAAAAATGAATTGATTGTCAGGCTatgtaatcttagtttttccttgCTGTAATTGTGGGGTTTATAACAGAGGgtgcaaaaatataaaaataaacatgACTTCACTGTTGGTGCAAGTAACACAGCTCAGCTGTCACCAAAACGCAGGAAACGCAGCTCTCCAAATGGGAAAGAGTGGTtgtgattgtacaaatagattcaacaagaaatccgagctttttttaaatagaatgctgaaagctaaagagaagaaaGTGGAGGTAGCAGAGAAGTTTAAGAAAAAGTCTGTTATTAACTTTTTGCTTTTAATGAAAGGGTTCATAggctatattttactccaacctttacaagtgTTTGTAAATATATATTGTTGgttattcagaatttttttttaaaccaaaggaaCATTTATTTTCccattctttatcaaattaaaTGTTGCAGTCTTTTTGGGAATAAAATTTTCATTTAATAGTTTTTCCAAACATGTCATGGAGAGACTTGAATTatgaacccaatatcatgaattgggtgaatatTACATGCATATCAGTACTGTCACACCAACTTGCTTTAGCACACAGTGTGACTATACTATGCTTGTGTAGCCAAACACTCATGCCATCTTGGAGCCAGGAAAATTTGGTATCATTTCACTCCATAGCCTCAGTCACCTGTAAAGTTGAAGGTATTGTACCATGTTAGGGCATTGGGTGAGTGACTTTTGCTTGTTAGCGCAAAGGTAAAGCAGCAGACACTGGCCACCAAATATGTTTCAGCTGATCAACTACAGTTGCCAAGAGAATTATATAGATTTAATTTTTGCTGACATTTTAAAGGTAAGTGCATGCTCTATTTTTCTAATTCACAATTATAATGAATTTTGTATTTTTCAAAGCTATGCATgagagaaatttaacaaaaaaaaagaatgactTTGTAGAAACCCAGTGATACTGGTTTCGGGTAAACACGTAAAGTGCACTTTTGATGTTGGGTATTGATACGATGTTAGATGTGTGTATTTCCCCGTCATATGATAATCTGGTGTGAAAGATGTAAAATAGCCAATAATTCACTGCTATTTAAAGCTGTATCTATGCAATACACCTTTAACTTGCACAACTGTACAAGGATTAAAGCAGAATAGTTGGAATTTTTACTGTCGCTAAATGAATTAAGTCATTCTTGGAGCTTGAATGTGAAtttctacaaaagcaagaaagatATCTGTTGTGGTGATATTTTTAAATGATAAACCATTCAATTATTTCTTCCACTGTTAACTGTTCAATAAGGAAAAGGTATTATTTGTACTCCATTTAATATTACAAcagacattttaaaaaatatttattttacagtgtgtgtatattttacacACCATTTCATTTGCTATCCATAGAGAAGAGTGGGTGAGCTCTCATAATGAAAGGAGATGAAACAGCCTGTATGTTCCTGGATGAACAGATGATCAGTCCTTGACTATCTCAGGGTCAATGCTCTGATTCTGTGCAGCCAGTTGGAGCTGCTTCTGTCTCTGCACATAGCGGTAGCCACGCAGGGTGCACAGGTAGCCTCCATACAGGGTCAGCAGCATCATGGACCCAGAGAAGACGCGGTAGCCCACATCAGCTAGATGCTTGGTACTCAGCATGAGGAACTCGCTAgaatggggggagaaaaaaaaaacgacttTCACTTTGGCCCACCAATGTTCCTGGAGACCTGCATTCCTGCCGAATGTTTAGGAATGTACTGATCTAAAATCTGTATAGAGAGAAATACTGGACTCAACATGTTTTCCCCTGCAATACATTAACATTATTTTATGGCATTCACACATGTAATCAGGGCTTTTATAGTGCAAGTTTTCTGCTTGgaattgtgttttttttgtttttttttttgggggggggtgtttaagTATTCAGAATCTGTATTTTAGAGCACCATACACAAGACCAGATTTTGATCAGTACCTGCAAAAGCCCAAGTAATAATGAAGCTGGAAAACAACTAGGAgctgaatttcatctcatctcattatctctagctgctttatccttctacagggtcgcaggcaagctggagcctatcccagctgactacgggcgaaaggcggggtacaccctggacaagtcgccaggtcatcacagggctgacacatagacacagacaaccattcacactcatattcacacctacggtcaatttagagccaccaattagcctaacctgcatgtctttggactgtggggggaaatcagagcacccggaggaaacccacgcagacacggggagaacatgcaaactccacacagaaaggcccttgccggccacggggctcgaacccagaccttcttgctgtgaggcgacagcgctaaccactacaccaccgtgctgcccagagctGAATTTATCCACAGAAAAATTGTGACTTTATTTTAAAAGTTTAGTTTACTTGCCAATTGTCTCAACCTTAAATTTATTTCAGAACAGTTCATCAGATGAGAAATTTTCCAGTTAATGTTGACCACCAATTTGTGCTCCAGGAACATTCTTGATGCCCTGATGTAACGTTGACTAATATCGACAGATCTTGGACATGAACAAATGTGCAGTGAGTCAGCTGAGTAATGCTGGGCTCagacaatatttttgtctttcacgatgAACATGTCAGATTAAGCAATCTTAATGGCATCGTGCCATTAATTCTTGCCCCATCTTGGTGGGGAGACTGGCAACACAAGTCTGACCCTGATCAATCATCGTTTATGTCTTTAGGGAGGGGGGTTTCTCCCACAATTTAAAGACattaactggctattctaaattgcctaTGGGTGTCAATACAGACTACACAATGTGCAGTCTTGTGTATGGCGCAAAAAAGAACCAGCCACCCTACTGCAATTCTGGCCacatcaaccaaacatggtttgcctgAAGCCCAGATTGGGTTCAGGAGTGATTACACAGAGTTCAAATCCTAATCTAAATGTAACATGTTAGAGCATAACCCAGCCCCATGAATCAGCTGGACAGCCATGATGTGCTTCTGTAAACCAGTGACAGCATGTTGAGATGCCTGACTCATGTACACAACATCAGAGACTAGTAATTtaaaatcacaaaaatacatgcatgtatttattattttgaaaaaacccagccgactgatctgataagttttaattgtgcgacagtaatgatgtaaataatgaCGCAGTGGAGTAGTGTCtggaagttgttgtttttttttcattttaccaatgatgtcactatatagtcctctatatagaatttgcTAGATAgttagtagggagtagtgaatgagcgagtgattTCAGATACAGCCTCTGGCTCCAAATCTGATAACATGGCAGAGGAATTCtggcttcatttctatagaatGGAACAGCATGGAGCCACACCctatgtgtgtatttatttatatataaacacTTGTTGACGCCAACTTTTTTTCTCAGATAGATGAAAAAGTGAATAGCTTGTGAGAAAATAGCCAGGTCTGCTCCAAACAAACTGCTACTGTAAAGCAAGACGCATCCCCAGGGGCAGGATATATACATTCCAGTATATATCCTTGGCCCCTTTACCAACTTCCAGTGGCTCGGCTCACGTTGCTGATAACGGCACAAAAACAAATTTTGGGCTATAAAATCATTTATGTTCAAATATTGAACGCAAGCTAAAACGTGATGTTATTAAATGCCtttgcagggctctacattaacttttgaaaccacttgtcctgtcgggcaagttgaaaggaaatttacttgtccgaatgtgaagttgacttgtccgaagaaatatttgaggaaaaaaacaaaacaaaacccacaaataaactatttgtaacccaacaatctttatggcatttgtttccgaattcacaacatatacataatatctatgaatcaaaagtaatcaatacttgatataagttcaaaaagttcaaaaatatagtaaaacagactgattgataccataattcaccaattattatgctgaagcAATATActccaatagagtagaaattatgaacataaaattttaagaacaaaatactatgagatccagaaacactaaccattatatatacacagatcagtactctgcagttcagtaacaaatatcacaaaaagtaacatCATAAAATGtatgacttgatgagatatcactagtttggacaagagaaacaaataatgctacaaataaaaacaactgataaaattaactgattaatactgtaaatgactattataactagatttcagtgtatcaaatggcaagataatatatcttatgaaaacctccacacctctattgactcacagatgaatggatacaaatagtttctattcatcttcatctattaacccttgagttctgctccatcaattcaactccatcaatcattactttatttatgagaaactgaaaaccagaaaattaaaattatatacattttcatttttaaatgattaattttgaatatatatcctccactgattaattgttgtctaattattcagtgtagctcctgtatggtatttaatggtcaaaaaaaaaaagataatttcaaatccataattatatctaaattatagagccctatgtttcaaatccctaaactcccattactaattagttaattaatacagccggtaacctaattagcagccatttgacagcttggtatttcatagataactttccccactcctacctcactccctgttaatccacacgcatgcaggcgcacattccaagcccagcacaccccgccacacacgctcggctatataacgaacaccatcaacaacaattcaaagatttggaaattaccacacaacgtaaatatacagttgaataatga belongs to Neoarius graeffei isolate fNeoGra1 chromosome 26, fNeoGra1.pri, whole genome shotgun sequence and includes:
- the LOC132874439 gene encoding cytochrome c oxidase assembly protein COX14 homolog isoform X1 is translated as MRLQPDMGHQDGPRGRRGQHLNPTTNIEFLMLSTKHLADVGYRVFSGSMMLLTLYGGYLCTLRGYRYVQRQKQLQLAAQNQSIDPEIVKD
- the LOC132874439 gene encoding cytochrome c oxidase assembly protein COX14 homolog isoform X2; the encoded protein is MLSTKHLADVGYRVFSGSMMLLTLYGGYLCTLRGYRYVQRQKQLQLAAQNQSIDPEIVKD